CTAACATGTAATGTTCTATTTTTAAAAACTCTGTGTATGATATTTAACATTCTTAGTATGATAAATTTTGCATGCATTGTCAGAAACGTAGATgtattttgtagacaaataattaGATTTATCATTATCAAAAGAAATTTTAAAGTTTGACATTTTTTAAGCTAATCATTTTGCTGCTTGAGCAACTAGAAGGCTCATGGTTAGAATCAGGCAAGCTTGGCATATGGTCACCAGGGCTGGTGCCAAATACTGTGTGAGATATCATGTCCCTGCTGGGCTATATAATGTACTTTGGAGCACTGGAAACAGAATCTGTCCAATCAAATTAAACAAGAAGTTCTCAAATCTGTTCACAAGCAAGTATAATAGATTTCCAGTGATGTTGCTCTCATGACTGCCAGTGGGAACTCTGGACACCTAACAGCTATCAAAAGATCCTGCTAAGTTATACCACCTTACCTGATCATAAAGTGCAGCCACTCATACCAACTCACATCCTTAGGAGTTATTATGCACTAGTCATTGAAAGTTACACAAGTGAAAGCtgcagtaaaaaaataaaaataaaccttAGGAACAGTCAAATGAACCTTTGATTTCAAGGAAAATTAAGTGGCTATTCAACTGTACAAACCTCTGGTGTTCTGGTGCAACCCCATAATGTAGCTAAGCATAGAAACCTCACCTTCAAAAGGACATATTTGCTTCGGAGAAGGTTTAACACAGAGTAACAAAAATCACCCCAGAACCAAATGATACCAGAACTAACACCACTGCAAACCAAACATGAAAGGACCTGACTTCAAGATCTTTAAAATATTAAATAAGTTGGAAAAATATTAATCCAGATCACTTTGAAAGTTCATATGTAATGCCTGCAAGGAACAGCTTCAAACTCAACAAGCCATAAGACAGAAATGGGATGCTTTGTCACCCATAGGGTGAAAAGCATTTCTTTAAAAGTTCCAATGTAACTCACAAAGTGTAACAGCTTTAAACTCAACAGGCACAATGCAAAATAGACAACAGGAGCTGTTTTTTTTAACCATAGGGTAATAAACATCTGTAATTTTGTACCCagtgaagctgtaaatgccaaaaagTTACTCCTGTTCAAAATCCACTGAAAAAAGTCTCGGGCCACTAAAATAATGACCCCCTCAGATAAATTCAGGTTTAACAGAGTTTGAGATTGGTTGCATCATTGCTGAATAGATCATCCCCATGCAGCTCCTGAGCTGCCTGCCACTGTATCTTAAAGTTGGAGAAATGACCGTGCTTGACTGTCATCCTGCCTGATTTCTTAATGTGCACCCCTtgcccattctgtgagtggtggcacaaaaggattacagaggaaaCAGAAGATCTTAATCagatccttcttgaggttatcttgagatgatttcctccctgcagcccagtcctcgatcaggcctcctttttgttacacacccccaggaagcagcccatagcagctgtctaactcccaggtacctatttactactaggtgaacagtgcatcagggtgaaagaaactctgcccatttgtttccacctccaccagggatcgaacctggaacctctggactacgaatccaaagcactGTCCACTCCACTGTCAGGCCTTCCCCTATCCTAGTGGATCCTAGTGGATGTTATTTGACATTAGTGTTTACAATGAATGTATACCCCTTtatatttaattactgtataACCAGTAACAGAACACTACTTACACTACAACTACTGTGTATGATAATATGGCAGTGCACTTTGGGAATAAGTTATTTAGGTAATACAGTACTTAACCTAATTTTCAATATTGGATATTATAGGGTAATAGTAGTGTCGCTGTTTACGGCTATAATTTACACAGATTATACTTTCATTACATTTTAATTTATCTATAGGAGAAAAATGTGGatcagttaccttgaggtgtttccagggcttagcatccccgcggcctggtcatcgaccaggccttccTCATTATTATTGTGCAGGAATGCAAGATATTTCAACATTAACAATAGTTATTTCCCATTTCATGCAACTAATATTAGCTCTATCTTAAAATTACAAAATTTTCACAATAGAAGATGTAATGCTTAAAGGTGTGCCCTTGTCTTGGGGCACACTTGTTACATTTCATGTCCTCTTGAACCCCATGCAAGCTCAACTACCAGGGGTTCGGCCTCACCCCTGGTAATTGACTCTTATTCAGATAGATGCTTTTCAAATtggctaattacgttatttttaccTATAGGGTGTGCTCAGTGGATCTATCAACTGGGAGATGCTCAAAAACCAGTATTTTTCCAATGAAGTATTCAGAGAGGAGCTGTTTAATATGATTCAGTCACCAGAAGGGGTAAGTTAGTGAAATTAGGGGTTTCATATATTGTAAGGTTAGGCTGGAGGAAGGGCAAGATAAATGGTTTGAACAAGTGTATTATTATTGACTATGAACAGATGACACTCATAGAGGCTTTCATACATATAGTGTATTATTATTAAGTAGATATCACAAATCACTTAaggttcccctccccccccaaaaaaaaaattatggtgCTGTTTAATATCTGGAGAATATCTTTGCATATTAGTTTCAAAATTTGTGGAAGAGATCTGGGGAAATCTAAAAATAAATAAGTGCAGCTATGCCAAAATGTTTACATATTCGCATTAAAACTGAAGGATACTCCCACTACTCTTGGTTGCAATTGATACCTTAAGAATTTATGAAATTGAGACAAGTATGTTTTCTGTAAAATATTGCAAGAATTTTTAAACAGTTTAATTTAAATTTTACACAATATATGTTCTAGAATCATTCCATTTAATATGTACATGCTTATCAAAATAATCCTAATTTTAAGTTGGATTTGTTTTTTTATTGCAGTGGTTGAAAATCATGTCAGCCTTTGGTCAATATTTCAGAATCTTAACTTGCTAAATTCTTTAtaaaaaattatgttttttcttaGTGTTACATAATGATATTTATTATGACTAATGTTCCTTACAAGTGATGTGCAAAACAGAGAGAACCAGGGATAACTGGGTAAGAGAGTACTAAATGGATACAAAACTCAGGGCCATAGTCAAAGAGGATGTGTCAAGTTGGAAGTATAATACCACTGGGCTCATTCCAAGAACTGCTACTATTCCTTGCCTCTAAAAAGGGCCTAATGAGAGTGTGAGCCCTTACAGATCAGTGTTTGAAGGTGACACAGGTAATGAGGATGAGAACTGGAGAGGAGTGTAGAGTGTTGCAAGAAGACATTGGCAAActccaaaagagagagagagagagagagaacagacaaATGGCTATTGGAATTCAACCTAGTCATGTTGAGAAGGGGCGGTAGAAACTAAATTACTGTGCACCATAAGGTGAAGGAAACTACTAGAATGAAGAGGAAATAAAACTTGTTGTGGATATAATTTCAACACTAACACCTGAGGCAAAGAGGATATTGTCAGCAGCATATGGGCAGTTAACAAATATAATAACAACACTTATAAATCAAAATAAGGATTCTTTCAAGTCATACACAACCTATGTGAATCCATTTCTGGATTTTTCAACACTGGAATGGAATTAGAACCTTATGAAACACAAAGAGAGTGCAAAGGTTTGTGACTAGACTGGTACCAGAATTGAGAGGACTAagctatgaggacagactaaggaaACTTGAACTCTCAATGCTAGAAGAGGGAAAAAACAGaatggatatgattactgaatacaatgttctaTATACTAAGAGGAATAAACACAGTGAACAAAGACAGTCTTTTTAAAGTGAGAGGGAGCTGTAAATACAATTAAGTCATAGAAATGGAAGGAAACTTTTGTACCCTTTATGGGTGGTCAGCTagtaatgtataaaaaaaaattgtcgaaAGCATTTCCATCCACAACTTTTGAACAATTACAGCACAGCACTCGAATGTCTAGAATTGTAAAATGTGAACCAGGTTCAAGTGGCTAActggggcataaagagctagatctcaTTCTCACATAGTCACATATAGATAAGAATAGTAATGTCAATTCTCCAATTCCACTAACATCACCCCCTTCACCAAAGACTAGCCTGAACTTAATATACTCCCTAACTCCTATTATACTAACAGAACTAATGTCGATATGCTTCTTGGGCTCAATACAGTACCCTATATTCAGTACAACACACTGTATCCTCAAATATGCTGGGTCAGTTATACTATTCTCGATGTCTACGTTTGATTAAAACTGGTCTAGCTCAGGTCATTTTCTATTGGTTCTTGATTATTAATTACAAAAAAATACCTAGATGTCAATACCAGTTGAGTATACTGTATTTTGTTGAGAGCTTCATGTACCATGCTTTGTTGTCATCTTTAGGTAGAATTAGGAATTGGTATATGTTTGGCTGGTGATTGTTTTATTATGGGATAATTAGAAAAATGGAAttgaaacattattattattattaaatttttcTTACAGCATTTCCCAGTTTACCATGAAGTGGGATTGAAATTTGCCCGGGACTTCCCAGGCAGTTTGTCCCACGTGGAACGTCTGATGGAAGATCAGGGGCAAGAACAGAGAAGTGGCAATGTTTGGGATACTGGCAGTGACAAAAATATTAGAAATGAGTGCAATTTAAAACATGATACAAAAAGTACTCCAAGAATAATAAACAGTAGCAAAATGCAGAGTACAAGTACAAACACAGTGTCTCAGTACTATACAGACACAGTTCACAGTGTGGCTTCCAGTGGAGGCGGTGGTCCACTGGGTATCAGCCTTTCTCTCCCGAGATTTAACATTTTGCAAAGTTTTGGTTTTTCAAAGTCAAAAATCAATAAGGATCAGTCATCACAAAATAAGGATGTTACCTCAAACAATATGGTTATTGGTTCTAGAAAAAACAAATCTAAAATATCTACACCAATTCATGAACTCTCACCTGTAGGGATCAGACCCAAGAAATCTGTGAACACAAAGACGGTAAAATTTGAGCCCTATGTGCGAGTGAAAGACACCCTAACGTGGGAGGCAGTGCAGTTCATGCGTGGGGTCATGGATGAGTGTACACATTTGGGTAACTTCAGCGTGCCAGTGGACCCCTCACTGGTGATTATTGTTGCTGCTGAAAATGATGGGTAAATATATTTTGTTGCGTATATCTTTTTAATCTTTTTTTCTTTTCTCTTATTTGTTAGCAAGTTTTATGCAAACTTCCTAAGTATTTATGTTATTGTTTATATACTTTCTAGAAAGTAAATAGTAGTGTTGAAAAATAGTAAGTACAGGGTACTGTAAGAGAAGTTATGGCCACCCCTCAAACAGGCATACAAGGAGCTTGGTCACTGGACTTTCAGCCCCTTGAAAAACGTATATCAAGTCATATTTTACAGGCTAAGTTGACCTGTCACAGCAGTGTGGTAGTTACTACGAATCATGTGCTAAACGATTGAACAGATCACAAAGGGCTCTTAACAACGTAGAGAGAGAACAAATAGATAACACGCctaatttatttaaaatattattttactGTAAGGTTTTTGTTATCATAAGATTTGATTAATCCCTGATAGGTGAAGGGTTGTATACAAAAAGTCTATTCACGAGTCAGAAACTGTATGCTGTATGTTCAAATACATTTTACATTTTTTCTTGTAATAGGAGTGCttatatatttgtattttttCTAATCCTTGTACTGTTCCTCAGTAGTTTAATTTGTTTTTAAACTTTTCCTGACCTGTACCATTTAGTTGCTTCCTTGGGCAAGGTCATGCCATTTCCATTGATATGGCTATTTGTAGTCAGGTCAAGTCAACATTTCACACCCATACATCAGACATTTTCAAATATGTCTGTTGGGTTATGCTGATGCAAGGAAATCATTCAAAATTACTCTGTCTAGTCTTGAGTGACTTCAAGTATGCTCATCTAGTGACTGTACACTCAGACCCTTTCTAGACACTTCTTAGCCTCAGAGACTTCCAAGGAGTGCTCTGCTAAATGCTAGTTGATCTGCCAAGCCGCTGCCTCCAACCACCACCACGTGGCATCACCTACATATCATCAGGGTACTCTCACTCTGTCCATCTCACATATCGCCAGACTGCATCCAAATGCACCTCAGGCTGTCAGAGACAATAATAATTCAAGTGAATTGTTCTTTCTTATAAACTTAGCCTAATTGCACAATGTGCTCATGCTATTATTGGATGTTTTTAATGTGTGTATGCACTTTTGGTTGGTGTCTCTGGATTCTGTAATCGACTGGGTTTCCTGAGTCGTCTTCTGTGTTTTGGTTTGCCTAGTGCCATAGTAGTAGATTCTATTCTTGAGTTTCTCACTATGTGATTTCTTTAGTTTTTTCTTGAGTGTGTGCATTAGTGCTGGGCATACTTATTAGGAATATGTTTGGTTGCTACATTATCTATACGTATTTAATCATGTAATATGTTCTGTTTACACCAGATTGCATTTGATTGTTATTTGTGTATGTATAGTATATATTTTGTTAATTTGAAATCTTattgtatctacatttgaatctgtttaTAGAACTCAAATGCTCTAAAAAAAATTAAGTGGTGAAGGCAGTCATTCGTATTCTTTGGTGATAAGTAACACTTGAGAGGGGGGTTCAATTGTGAATGACAAAAGTCTTCTTAAGGTCATTCCTTGCTCATTGGCTATTCTGTAGTGCCTCCCTTGCAGAAGTGTaacccaatacaaatgttaaataaGATCCCTGTTTCTTTGGTGTTCCTTGTCCATGGCAACAGGACCACCTTGCCTAAGAGACTAATTGTGAAAGGAGTTTTTCCATCGACACTCAATGTTGCATTTTTTAATTTCTACCTATAATTATCTGTAATCTGTAACAATTCATCAAATATCGCTTTACTGCTCCTAATGGAAGCATTCTAATATGATAGCTCAGCTTACATCTATAATTTTTAAGCAAATATTATAAATGTAggcacagtatagtacagtatttgCTATTTGACATTCAAATTGTAGATATAGTACACAATTTAAATGCCTAAGGATGatgaaatgttgggtataaaaatcaatATGCAGCAGTTCATTTGTGTAAGTTGGGCAGTGCCAGTGGTTAATGTAAATTGAGGAGTACGTGCCACCCTAAAATATTAAATAGATCAGATTGCTCCCAGTCTTTGTAACATTATTCACATTGCAAGGTATAACATCTCCATAAGATTTTATAAGAATTAATCAAGGTATTAAAAGTTTATACAGTTTAGAAAATATTTTATAACATCATTAAAAGTTTTTGCATGAACAGTCATACTTTTTGGCCTCTTAAGTTAATTGGAATATGGGCACACACTATCTtatacaattaaacacttgttaaaTTGATAAGCATTGTAACTGCTCTGAATGAAAGTTGTTTACATTGAGCATTTTGATCAGACAATAAATAGACGAAACAGTAACTTGCCAACATTCTTCAGGTACATGCCTCGTGATGGAATAATACCTCTCACAGAAATCTGGCCTGGAAGTGAGGTTAGAACTCTTCGCACTGGTCATGTTACTGCCTATCTTTTTAATCATCAAGTATTTCGGTAAGTGAAGGTTATATACTGTTTGAGTTTCCTTGAGAATGAACTAAAGTGCACCCTCTTTATCATTCCGAGATATACATTAGACTTGCAGGTCCTGTAACCTCTCTCTTTATATGTTTATGGCTAAATTCTATATATAGTACAGTACACAAGAATGAGATAAACAGTGAATGTATTTTGTTACTGAAATTCCTCTGTGCCATCTGTTGCCCAGAGTAAGATAAAGTTGTAAAGTGGAATTCTGTTGCTGGATTTTAATGTATGTATTAGCGCTTTATAAACCATTTGTGTTAACAATATTTCAAGGAAGCGTGTGCACTCAAAATATTTGTATTAATGTTTCTTGCAAAGAACTTCACAAGAAGCACTGTATAGCTGCTCTTGTGAAGTGGTGTAGTGCTGTTGTGGGTGACTGCTGAAGTGTAGTGGTGCGTGTTTGTCCATCATTTTGCTTACTGTAGTGTGAATCATATAACAAATGAGTGAGTGGTAcagtattatatttattatatataacctTTCACTATACTGTACTGAATTATTAAACAATATTTTTTATTTAGGCTGATACCTTGCCACACCATGAAAGTGGAAAATGGTGGAATGATGGTGAATGCATGGATGGTTGTTGCATCCATTAAGTATTTACAACAATTGTCCCTTTGGCATTATGTTAACAAGAGTGTATTACTCTTGCCCTGGAATGTTGAAACCCACCGAGTCTCTTGATGTTCTTCagttttatttttaatattttgagTGTCATGGTCTTTTAGTTGGCTATGGGTACGTAGATGTagagcttcttgctcttctttgtcattctgcatttctctcttaaaTTTTTTTCCAGGGAGAGAACCCCACTTTTTACCACTCAAATTTTCAGTCTTAACCAAGATTGAGACTATTTATTTTGGTTGAGCTCCATTTTTGCAGAGGCTTGGTTTGTTCAGCTGCTGGTAATTGACAAAGGtggtttgcctctttactgagtagcacttggaagggtttcGAGTGTATATGAATGAACTTTCTGGAGGCCATTCTGGGCTAGATAGTCTTATTCACTATCTCCCTTGTCCAAGTATGACCTGGCAAGGACATTTCAAAGGTCTCTCCACACTGGAGTGAAATGTTGATAGGACTTCCGTCTTGCTCGTATCTTTGAGAAGAACAGAACATTACCTAAGGGAACAGTTCAGTGCATTGAAGAGAAAGAAGCTCTACATTTTCATTCATGTTTTGGCCACTGTATTTTGATGTAGTGAATACATGGACTCAGTCCACTGTAAAATATTCTGTTACTTTTTATTGTAAACAATCACAACGATCTTACGACTGGAACAGAATTCTTCAGTTGCTGCCAAACATCTGGTTCACCAGGTTACATTTAAGTAGGACTCCATGGTAGCTTGAATATAATTTTTTACTTATAAAAGATCAAATTATTGATTTacagtatttatatgcatattcaTATGTAATTTTCCAGCAGgtatcaaatggacatttttcttTCTCTATAATGTTAGAAAAGATTATGCAATCAATCACCCTGTGTGCTAATAtctattttttaattttcagaCAAGCTATCAAAGATTCATTTGATCGGGTTATAGCAAAGTACTACAGTTGAAGACTACAGCATCACCTGCATTAATTATGGGATTTACTCTTGTTAAATAACTTGTATTTCATGTCTAAGAAAACTCATTTTTATAAAATCACTTCACTGCCATTTTGTCTTGAAAGACAAACATTTTTATACTTGTAAAGACTCGGTAAATTTCTGTGTATATAACAGTTAGTAATTGCCTTCTTGGCAGCCAAAAATAGCCATCTCATTTTTAAGTACAGTAAGTATAGACTATGATCCATGCTTCATGTCATGGGGCTGTAGTATGGCATCTGAAGATGAAAACAGTCCTATGTGTGGGGTATGGTAAAAAGCTTTTAAATCTAGTGAAACTAACTGCCTTTGAGATAACACACATAAACCCTGATTGTTAATTTGATATTAATTTCCTATCTGTTATTTATCACTCAAAGTTGTTTTTAAAATGTCGCTATCAGTGAAATGATTGTACTGTATCTCTTTACATTTGTTTTCTTCAGACTATTCCTATGTAATATCAGTTAGTAGATTAAAATGCTGAAATGTCAAGTGTTGAGTGGGATCTATAGTTCATAGAAAGTACTGTAATTCTTTGAGTTACTAATGCAATTGTAGTTTTGCTACTTTTATACAAAAACCTAACTTTGAGCATCCACAGTCACATTGTCATATTTAGGAAGATGCTCATTGAGCAAACTAACCCTTAAGAGATTTTGGGTCACTTTTTATTAATACCAAGCCTAGGATAATATATATCCATAGGTTGGAGAACTGGTAAGAGTATGATGGTTTTAGGTGATGACAAAAGTTACCTGACTGGCTCATTGATTATTACAGGAAATTTATACAAATTTGTATTTACAGCACAATGACCAAATGGCTTTGTTTTTAAAGCTTTATTATTTATGCAGCTTTCCTAAAGGTggttaatacagtactgtatgaggTAATGTAGAGCTATGAATTTAAATGCTTTTTTTATAAGTATTTACCAAATCTCTGATTAAAATTTATTAAGAGATTTTAAATGTGTGCTCTGTGTTATTGAAT
The window above is part of the Procambarus clarkii isolate CNS0578487 chromosome 16, FALCON_Pclarkii_2.0, whole genome shotgun sequence genome. Proteins encoded here:
- the LOC123760042 gene encoding LOW QUALITY PROTEIN: protein ABHD18 (The sequence of the model RefSeq protein was modified relative to this genomic sequence to represent the inferred CDS: deleted 1 base in 1 codon), producing the protein MVSRVDQIYRSILLTKFFVRGWGKPENLRRLFAFRKIISNREKCQQLVDKNYPVTITKEVTSGDHIVWEAEFISPFVDHLPGLLPKESEKATFQLVFPKVWRTHLKPTCLHLAGTGDHGFWRRKMLMGKPLLDDSGIASAILENPFYGCRKPKDQLRSSLHNVSDLFVMGGCLILESLAIFHWLERMGFGPLGITGISMGGHMASLAATNWPKPLPLVPCLSWSTASGVFTQMASAAATSWHKPLAVVPCLSWTTASQCFTQGVLSGSINWEMLKNQYFSNEVFREELFNMIQSPEGHFPVYHEVGLKFARDFPGSLSHVERLMEDQGQEQRSGNVWDTGSDKNIRNECNLKHDTKSTPRIINSSKMQSTSTNTVSQYYTDTVHSVASSGGGGPLGISLSLPRFNILQSFGFSKSKINKDQSSQNKDVTSNNMVIGSRKNKSKISTPIHELSPVGIRPKKSVNTKTVKFEPYVRVKDTLTWEAVQFMRGVMDECTHLGNFSVPVDPSLVIIVAAENDGYMPRDGIIPLTEIWPGSEVRTLRTGHVTAYLFNHQVFRQAIKDSFDRVIAKYYS